A window of Solea senegalensis isolate Sse05_10M linkage group LG20, IFAPA_SoseM_1, whole genome shotgun sequence contains these coding sequences:
- the gdf6b gene encoding growth/differentiation factor 6-B — MDFSHFTSLCVALLFAWETPGFHSLVISPPASPPAAAAAAKSNKLVKIFDGQEASKHFKEFYAPPPSSSVSMMSRIIKATSKDAVEPHDYMLSIYKTFSTAEKLGLNASFFRSSKAANTIVSFVDSGEDDLPLSPLRRQRYLFDVSTLSEKAEVLGAELRIYTKVSGNFRISETDPVDVQLLSCHDQQLLHSKTLDLQDSHRPRWEVLDVWEIFKEQNQHLRRGEPFCLELRAMLDNPERELDLHLLGLHRQGRPQQKKAILVVFTRSKKRQTLFSERREGRVLLGFQKKSKERGPGVKVGRRRRTAASRTRHGKRHGKKSKSRCSKKPLHVNFRDLGWDDWIIAPLDYEAYHCEGVCDFPLRSHLEPTNHAIIQTLMNSMNPSNMPPSCCAPSKLSPISILYIDSGNNVVYKQYEDMVVESCGCR, encoded by the exons ATGGATTTCTCCCACTTCACTTCACTCTGCGTGGCTCTGCTGTTCGCGTGGGAAACTCCTGGTTTTCACTCTCTCGTTATTTCTCCTCCTGCCTCTCCtcctgcggctgctgctgctgcaaagagCAACAAGCTGGTGAAGATCTTTGATGGACAAGAGGCGTCCAAACATTTCAAGGAGTTTTATGCACCGCCACCATCCTCATCAGTGTCCATGATGAGCAGAATCATCAAAGCGACGTCCAAAGACGCCGTGGAGCCTCACGACTACATGCTCTCCATTTACAAGACTTTCTCCACGGCAGAGAAACTGGGACTCAACGCCAGTTTCTTCAGGTCCTCAAAGGCTGCAAACACGATAGTGAGTTTTGTGGACAGTGGAGAAG ATGACCTCCCACTCTCCCCTCTGAGGAGACAGCGGTATCTGTTCGATGTCTCAACCCTCTCCGAAAAAGCGGAGGTGCTGGGAGCCGAGCTGAGGATATACACCAAAGTGTCTGGGAATTTCAGGATATCTGAGACGGACCCTGTCGACGTCCAGCTCCTCTCCTGCCACgaccagcagctgctccacTCCAAGACGCTGGACCTGCAGGATTCCCACAGGCCGAGGTGGGAGGTGCTGGACGTGTGGGAGATTTTCAAAGAGCAGAATCAGCACCTGAGACGTGGCGAGCCCTTCTGCCTGGAGCTCAGGGCCATGCTGGACAACCCCGAGAGGGAGCTGGACCTGCACCTCCTGGGTCTGCACCGCCAAGGCCGCCCTCAGCAGAAGAAAGCCATCTTAGTGGTCTTCACCAGGTCCAAGAAGAGGCAGACGCTCTTCAGcgaaaggagggaggggagggtgtTGCTGGGCTTTCAGAAGAAGAGCAAAGAGAGAGGCCCCGGTGTCAAAGtcggcaggaggaggaggacggctGCATCCAGAACCCGCCACGGGAAGAGGCACGGCAAGAAGTCCAAGTCCAGGTGCAGCAAGAAGCCACTGCACGTCAACTTCAGAGACCTGGGCTGGGATGACTGGATCATCGCCCCGCTGGATTACGAGGCATACCACTGCGAGGGGGTGTGCGACTTTCCGCTGCGCTCCCACCTGGAGCCCACCAACCACGCCATCATCCAGACTCTGATGAACTCCATGAACCCCAGCAACATGCCGCCTAGCTGCTGCGCGCCGTCCAAACTCAGCCCCATCAGCATCCTCTACATCGACTCAGGAAACAACGTGGTCTACAAACAGTACGAGGACATGGTGGTGGAGTCGTGCGGCTGCAGGTAG